One Methanocaldococcus villosus KIN24-T80 genomic window carries:
- the sucD gene encoding succinate--CoA ligase subunit alpha: MILLDENTRAIVQGITGRQGSFHTKKMLEAGTKIVAGVTPGKGGKEVHGVKVYDTVKRAVEEHDANASVVFVPAPHAKDAVYEAIDAGIELIVVITEHIPIHDTMEFVNYAEELGVKIIGPNTPGIASPRVGKLGIIPMEVLKEGDIGIVSRSGTLTYEIANQIKNSGFGVSTCVGIGGDPIVGLGFREILEMFENDCETEVVVLIGEIGGSAEERAAEYIKKMKKPVIAYIAGKSAPKGKRMGHAGAIIEGEKGTAESKIKALKNVGAYIANNISDIPKILMEVKKEI, translated from the coding sequence ATGATTTTGTTAGATGAAAATACTAGGGCTATAGTTCAAGGGATCACTGGAAGACAGGGGAGCTTTCATACTAAAAAAATGTTAGAAGCTGGAACAAAAATTGTTGCAGGAGTAACTCCAGGAAAAGGAGGAAAAGAAGTTCATGGGGTAAAAGTTTATGATACTGTAAAAAGAGCTGTTGAAGAGCATGATGCTAATGCTTCAGTAGTTTTTGTTCCTGCACCACATGCTAAAGATGCAGTTTATGAGGCTATAGATGCGGGAATAGAATTAATAGTAGTTATAACAGAACACATCCCAATACACGATACAATGGAATTTGTTAATTATGCTGAAGAGCTTGGAGTAAAAATAATAGGACCAAACACTCCAGGGATAGCTTCACCTAGAGTGGGTAAATTAGGAATAATACCTATGGAAGTTTTAAAAGAAGGAGATATTGGTATAGTTTCAAGAAGTGGAACATTAACATATGAGATAGCAAATCAAATAAAAAACAGTGGTTTTGGAGTATCAACATGTGTAGGTATAGGGGGAGATCCTATAGTAGGATTAGGATTTAGAGAAATTTTAGAGATGTTTGAAAATGATTGTGAAACAGAGGTTGTAGTTTTGATAGGAGAAATTGGAGGGTCTGCTGAAGAGAGAGCTGCTGAATATATTAAAAAGATGAAAAAGCCAGTTATTGCCTATATAGCAGGTAAATCAGCTCCTAAAGGTAAAAGAATGGGACATGCTGGGGCAATAATAGAAGGGGAAAAGGGAACTGCTGAAAGCAAAATAAAAGCTTTGAAAAATGTAGGAGCTTATATAGCTAATAATATTTCAGATATACCAAAAATATTAATGGAAGTAAAAAAAGAAATATAA
- the dapF gene encoding diaminopimelate epimerase produces MEFTKMQALGNDYIVIDEFNEEKIEESKKKNFVKKICLRKFYVGADGVIFIQKSDKYDVKFRIFNADGSEAEMCGNGIRCFAKYVYERILKKNPLYVETKAGLRICEIFGDNKADKIKVYMGKPSFKPEDIPISYNMEFINKTLKLKNPYIKEIKATAISVGNPHLIVFLEDNNLDEEFIRKHLNIIGEEIEHHNLFPERINVHFVKTINNNEIKIITWERGVGYTMACGTGATASAVVANKLGKTGKKVVAHLDGGKLEIEIKDDGVYIIGDAEMIFDGKLLVDI; encoded by the coding sequence TTGGAATTCACAAAAATGCAGGCTTTAGGAAATGATTATATAGTTATTGATGAGTTTAATGAGGAGAAAATTGAAGAAAGTAAGAAAAAAAATTTTGTAAAGAAAATATGCTTAAGAAAATTTTATGTTGGAGCTGATGGTGTAATTTTTATTCAAAAATCTGATAAATATGATGTTAAATTTAGAATATTTAATGCTGATGGATCAGAAGCTGAAATGTGTGGAAATGGAATAAGATGTTTTGCTAAATATGTTTATGAGAGGATTTTAAAGAAAAATCCTCTGTATGTTGAAACAAAGGCAGGATTAAGAATTTGTGAGATTTTTGGAGATAACAAAGCTGATAAAATTAAGGTTTACATGGGAAAACCTTCATTTAAGCCAGAAGATATTCCAATAAGCTACAATATGGAGTTTATAAATAAAACATTAAAATTAAAAAATCCTTATATAAAAGAAATTAAAGCTACTGCTATAAGTGTAGGCAATCCACATTTAATAGTATTTTTAGAAGATAATAATTTAGATGAAGAATTTATTAGAAAGCATTTAAATATTATTGGAGAAGAAATAGAACACCATAATCTTTTCCCTGAGAGAATAAATGTACATTTTGTTAAGACAATAAATAATAATGAGATTAAGATAATAACATGGGAAAGAGGTGTTGGCTATACAATGGCCTGTGGAACAGGAGCTACCGCTTCAGCTGTTGTAGCTAATAAATTAGGCAAAACAGGAAAGAAAGTTGTTGCTCATTTAGATGGAGGAAAATTAGAAATAGAGATAAAAGATGATGGAGTTTATATTATTGGAGATGCTGAAATGATTTTTGATGGAAAACTTCTGGTAGATATATAA